One window of the Candidatus Saccharibacteria bacterium genome contains the following:
- a CDS encoding GNAT family N-acetyltransferase — translation MSEEAKPAIRTATPDDTYAIRKFHAASWLDTYPNDNAGVPESWVRERWESWDSPEKLKESRELVTGFIADPDQLYEVAVVNDAVVGFVHATRHKEDQELGALYIAREYQGTGLAAELMLHADAFWDAKRVVDLVVVDYNERAKRFYEKQGFKKVSGSDYMHADKMPSIKMRREPRI, via the coding sequence ATGAGTGAAGAAGCTAAGCCAGCAATCCGTACCGCGACACCCGACGATACCTACGCTATACGTAAGTTTCATGCCGCGTCTTGGCTCGACACCTATCCAAATGACAACGCTGGTGTGCCAGAGTCATGGGTGCGCGAGCGATGGGAAAGCTGGGATTCACCCGAAAAGCTTAAGGAAAGTCGCGAACTAGTAACAGGCTTTATAGCCGACCCGGATCAGCTATACGAGGTCGCTGTTGTAAACGACGCAGTCGTTGGGTTTGTGCATGCGACTCGCCACAAGGAAGATCAGGAATTGGGTGCGCTGTACATTGCCCGTGAGTACCAAGGGACAGGCCTTGCTGCAGAGCTGATGCTGCACGCTGATGCATTTTGGGACGCGAAACGGGTAGTTGACCTAGTGGTCGTTGATTACAATGAACGCGCCAAGCGGTTTTATGAGAAGCAAGGCTTTAAAAAAGTTTCAGGATCTGACTATATGCATGCTGATAAGATGCCATCAATCAAAATGAGAAGGGAGCCCAGAATATGA
- a CDS encoding GNAT family N-acetyltransferase, with translation MVKLAQPVIREATTDDVYAIRAFHAQSWLDTYPNDNAGVPEEWVREKWQDWDKEDKLAESRQRVEEFLADKDQVYQVAVVGSEVVALLHASRHAEGQDLGALYVAKPYQGSGPAQKLMHIANDFWDSDRPVELAVVDYNDRAKRFYERQGFRKVPSSDYLHADKMPSIQMRRVAQ, from the coding sequence ATGGTTAAGCTAGCACAACCAGTTATACGAGAAGCAACCACGGACGATGTCTATGCGATACGTGCATTCCATGCCCAATCATGGCTCGATACTTACCCAAATGACAATGCGGGTGTACCAGAAGAGTGGGTGCGTGAGAAGTGGCAGGACTGGGACAAGGAAGATAAACTTGCCGAAAGTAGACAGCGGGTGGAAGAGTTTCTAGCCGACAAAGATCAGGTGTACCAGGTTGCGGTTGTTGGTAGTGAGGTTGTAGCCCTCCTGCATGCGTCTCGTCACGCCGAAGGGCAGGACTTGGGCGCACTCTATGTCGCTAAACCATATCAAGGCAGTGGCCCGGCTCAGAAGTTGATGCATATAGCGAACGATTTTTGGGATTCAGATAGACCAGTTGAGCTGGCGGTAGTAGATTATAACGACCGAGCGAAACGATTTTATGAAAGGCAGGGCTTTCGGAAAGTCCCTAGTTCAGACTATTTGCATGCCGATAAAATGCCGTCGATACAGATGAGAAGAGTTGCGCAATGA
- a CDS encoding isoleucine--tRNA ligase has product MKFKSGTRRKAIEYEKDLVQYWKKHQTFEKSVEQRPKEGAYVFYDGPPFITGVPHHGTLLSSIVKDAVPRYWTMKGRRVERVWGWDCHGLPAEVFTEKKLGIKDRRDIGTTVSIEDYITTCRDNMVQTGDLWESTIERIGRWVDFRGAYKTMDKEYMESVWWAFKKLYEEGKIYEGEKVLLYCTRDATPISKAEVAMDNSYQDVTDPSVFVKFKLQGENTSVLAWTTTPWTLPANTAVAVNKNEEYAEVNVAGERLILAKVMLDKALTDEKHNVVPYTITRTFTGSELVGKSYEPLFENRGEKAHSIWHAEYVSMEEGTGIVHLAPAYGEEDYALSREMGFPFVNNIDDNGLYIDGEWAGQNVWDANKPIAKTLHERGVVWKIDYIRHSYPHCHRCGTKLMYRAHPSWFMDIAEQREAMLEQNENINWFPGHVKHGRFAKTVESAPDWNLSRDRFWATAMPVWKGVSKDGTEHIKVVGSYAELKELSGIELEDYHRPWIDDVEFDLDGVHYKRIDKVMDCWFESGSMPFAQFHYPFENKEKFEASFPGDFIAEYVGQVRAWFYYLHAVSVGLFGANSFKNCIVTGTLAGNDGRKMSKSYGNFTDPNVLMDEYSADALRFLLLGSPVLAGEDFSLLDKDVQDVQRKLAMVWNMYDFFTMYAEVDGWEWTGALEDPLTELSNPLDRWIVSRLHQTQQHITRHMDDYNIPEAVSEVLPFLDDASNWYVRRSRRRFWKSEDDADKNDAYKTLHYVLVRLSVLLAPFTPFLAEELYRKLTSGESVHLLDWPAQGAIDERILTEMAQTRSIIEQGLAARMFKSEDEPQVKVRQPLASLSYSGQRLGEYFEVIIADEVNVKEVKYANEVKTTVSVDKNITPELQREGMMREVIRGVQNARKQARLNVDDRIVLQLSTVDDELAKAVDEHAQTIQAETLAQTFANPGSDSYAVVVSIDSRELTIELKKTQGLK; this is encoded by the coding sequence ATGAAGTTCAAGAGTGGAACTCGGCGGAAGGCCATAGAATACGAGAAAGACCTCGTACAGTACTGGAAAAAGCACCAGACGTTTGAGAAGTCGGTGGAACAGCGGCCAAAAGAGGGGGCGTATGTGTTTTACGATGGGCCGCCGTTTATTACGGGTGTGCCGCACCACGGTACGCTCCTCAGCTCAATTGTAAAAGACGCAGTGCCACGGTACTGGACCATGAAAGGCCGGCGAGTTGAGCGGGTTTGGGGGTGGGATTGCCATGGCCTCCCGGCAGAAGTATTTACCGAAAAAAAACTGGGTATTAAAGACCGCAGAGACATAGGCACCACTGTTAGTATTGAGGACTATATAACAACATGTCGAGACAATATGGTGCAAACCGGCGACCTGTGGGAAAGCACCATAGAGCGGATTGGACGCTGGGTAGATTTCCGGGGTGCATACAAAACAATGGACAAAGAGTATATGGAGTCTGTCTGGTGGGCATTTAAAAAGCTGTACGAAGAAGGCAAAATATATGAAGGCGAGAAAGTCTTGCTTTACTGCACGCGTGATGCGACGCCAATTTCCAAGGCAGAAGTCGCTATGGATAACAGCTATCAAGATGTTACCGACCCTAGTGTTTTTGTAAAATTTAAACTCCAAGGTGAGAATACATCTGTCTTAGCTTGGACGACAACGCCATGGACGCTTCCAGCCAATACGGCCGTTGCGGTGAATAAGAATGAGGAATACGCCGAGGTTAATGTTGCTGGTGAGCGACTAATCCTTGCCAAAGTGATGCTCGATAAAGCTCTAACAGATGAAAAACACAACGTTGTACCTTACACAATTACACGTACTTTCACTGGTTCTGAGCTTGTTGGAAAGAGTTATGAACCGCTTTTTGAGAACCGTGGTGAAAAAGCACACAGTATTTGGCACGCCGAATACGTTAGTATGGAAGAGGGTACGGGGATTGTTCACTTAGCCCCGGCGTACGGCGAGGAAGACTATGCTTTGTCGCGCGAAATGGGCTTCCCGTTCGTTAACAACATAGACGATAACGGCCTGTATATTGATGGAGAATGGGCAGGCCAAAATGTGTGGGATGCGAACAAACCGATTGCGAAGACACTGCATGAGCGCGGTGTCGTGTGGAAAATCGACTACATTCGTCATAGCTACCCGCACTGCCACCGATGCGGCACGAAGCTAATGTACCGGGCACACCCGAGTTGGTTTATGGATATAGCCGAGCAGCGCGAAGCGATGCTTGAGCAAAATGAAAACATTAACTGGTTTCCGGGGCACGTGAAACATGGTCGTTTTGCCAAGACGGTTGAAAGTGCGCCAGACTGGAACCTCAGCCGCGACCGATTTTGGGCTACGGCCATGCCAGTATGGAAAGGTGTAAGTAAAGACGGGACTGAACACATAAAAGTAGTAGGTAGCTATGCAGAACTTAAAGAACTGAGCGGGATTGAGTTAGAGGATTACCACCGGCCATGGATAGACGATGTTGAGTTTGACCTAGATGGGGTGCATTACAAACGCATCGATAAAGTTATGGATTGCTGGTTCGAGAGCGGTAGCATGCCCTTTGCGCAGTTCCACTATCCGTTTGAGAATAAGGAAAAGTTTGAGGCAAGCTTTCCGGGCGATTTCATTGCTGAATACGTTGGGCAAGTGCGAGCCTGGTTCTACTACCTGCACGCGGTCTCCGTTGGTCTGTTTGGAGCAAACTCGTTTAAGAACTGCATCGTAACCGGGACACTTGCTGGTAACGACGGTCGCAAGATGAGTAAAAGCTATGGGAATTTCACTGATCCAAATGTACTTATGGATGAATACAGTGCCGATGCGCTGCGCTTTTTGCTACTCGGTTCGCCTGTACTTGCCGGGGAGGACTTTAGCCTTCTCGACAAAGACGTGCAGGATGTGCAGCGAAAATTGGCAATGGTATGGAACATGTATGACTTTTTCACAATGTATGCCGAGGTCGATGGGTGGGAGTGGACTGGTGCGCTTGAAGACCCATTAACAGAGCTGAGCAATCCACTTGACCGTTGGATAGTGTCGAGATTACATCAGACACAACAACACATAACACGCCATATGGATGACTATAATATCCCCGAAGCGGTCAGTGAGGTCCTACCGTTTCTTGACGATGCCAGTAACTGGTATGTTCGGCGCAGCCGGCGACGATTCTGGAAGAGTGAAGATGATGCCGATAAAAATGATGCCTACAAAACATTGCATTACGTACTTGTGCGGCTCAGCGTGCTACTGGCACCGTTTACACCGTTTTTGGCCGAGGAACTCTACCGTAAGCTCACCAGTGGCGAAAGCGTTCACTTGCTGGATTGGCCAGCGCAAGGAGCGATTGACGAACGGATACTGACAGAGATGGCGCAAACGCGTAGCATTATAGAGCAAGGACTGGCGGCCCGGATGTTTAAGAGTGAAGACGAGCCGCAGGTTAAGGTCCGGCAGCCACTCGCAAGTTTAAGCTACAGCGGGCAGCGGCTAGGCGAATATTTTGAAGTGATTATAGCCGATGAAGTGAATGTAAAAGAAGTAAAATATGCCAATGAAGTAAAAACGACTGTTTCTGTAGACAAAAATATAACACCTGAATTACAGCGTGAAGGTATGATGCGAGAGGTGATACGCGGCGTGCAAAATGCTCGAAAACAAGCGAGGCTAAACGTTGACGACAGAATAGTACTGCAGCTGTCGACAGTAGACGACGAGCTCGCAAAGGCCGTTGATGAACACGCACAAACCATACAGGCAGAAACTTTGGCTCAAACTTTTGCAAACCCCGGTTCGGACTCATATGCTGTGGTTGTTTCGATAGATAGCAGAGAGCTTACAATTGAGCTAAAAAAGACCCAGGGGCTTAAATGA
- the rplU gene encoding 50S ribosomal protein L21 has product MKKAVIATGGKQYVVAEGQTLSIERLTGDDTKLSFDALLVVDGEKTTVGAPLVKGVAVKATVVDAEAKADKVTAIRYKAKKRVHKTRGHRQAQTTVVIDSIA; this is encoded by the coding sequence ATGAAAAAAGCAGTTATTGCTACCGGCGGCAAACAATATGTCGTAGCCGAAGGTCAAACACTTTCCATCGAGCGGCTCACTGGTGACGATACCAAACTCAGCTTTGACGCATTGCTCGTTGTAGACGGCGAAAAGACTACCGTAGGTGCGCCCTTGGTAAAGGGCGTGGCGGTAAAGGCTACCGTAGTAGACGCGGAGGCAAAGGCAGATAAAGTCACGGCTATACGCTACAAGGCGAAAAAGCGCGTGCACAAAACTCGTGGCCATCGCCAGGCGCAGACCACGGTCGTGATCGACAGTATTGCGTAG
- the cas2 gene encoding CRISPR-associated endonuclease Cas2, whose translation MSQPKSATDFILRGLFLPLSRQNLLLSFKPSQFFYELSRVSGYPEKTLRDTMSRATRDGYIVMGDTIPQLTAKGLKKVQPFVAEKLPENGQLLVVFDIPEERKMMRHEFRRLLKRLDFQYVQQSVWMTDLDHRKVLAEAVKKLELKDCVKVYEAAPIKL comes from the coding sequence ATGTCACAGCCAAAATCAGCAACAGATTTCATCCTACGCGGCCTATTCCTTCCTCTTTCGCGGCAAAACCTATTGCTCAGCTTTAAGCCCAGCCAGTTCTTCTACGAACTCTCGCGGGTCAGCGGTTACCCCGAAAAGACTCTGCGGGACACCATGAGTCGAGCCACTCGCGATGGCTACATTGTCATGGGGGATACTATTCCGCAGCTTACCGCAAAAGGCCTGAAGAAGGTTCAGCCTTTCGTAGCGGAAAAGCTTCCAGAGAACGGCCAGCTACTCGTTGTTTTTGACATACCAGAAGAACGCAAAATGATGCGACATGAATTCCGGCGGTTGCTCAAACGCCTCGATTTCCAATACGTCCAGCAGAGCGTCTGGATGACAGATCTCGATCACAGAAAAGTACTAGCTGAAGCGGTAAAGAAACTAGAGCTAAAAGATTGCGTCAAAGTGTACGAAGCCGCTCCCATAAAACTATAG
- a CDS encoding gamma-glutamyl-gamma-aminobutyrate hydrolase family protein codes for MKKPVIGVTPAFDEGIKLPASRASLYLRRDYTLAIAASGAIPIILAPDMSAEEAFELCDGLVISGGEDIPAEVYGGNELHTATEPQERVAWERSLIDMFSALDKPILGVCYGMQLLAVHYGGELYQDIAQEVGGAVRHMGVQHEIDLCADFLGLMRGNKATVASRHHQGVAKLPLHFKLCAKAHDSVIEAMSYGNIYGVQWHPESDDTGPLIYKAFAETCRNA; via the coding sequence ATGAAGAAACCGGTTATTGGTGTTACTCCTGCATTTGATGAGGGCATAAAATTACCTGCATCGAGGGCTAGTCTGTACTTACGCCGAGATTATACGCTTGCAATTGCTGCTTCGGGAGCAATACCTATTATCCTAGCGCCAGACATGAGCGCGGAAGAAGCGTTTGAACTTTGTGATGGTCTAGTAATTTCTGGAGGTGAAGATATCCCAGCGGAGGTGTATGGCGGCAATGAGCTTCATACGGCGACTGAACCTCAGGAGCGAGTTGCTTGGGAGCGCAGCCTCATTGATATGTTTAGCGCATTGGATAAGCCAATTTTAGGTGTTTGTTATGGCATGCAGCTGCTGGCAGTTCACTATGGTGGTGAGCTTTACCAAGATATTGCCCAAGAAGTTGGCGGTGCGGTTCGGCACATGGGCGTTCAGCACGAAATTGACCTTTGTGCTGACTTTCTAGGTCTAATGCGTGGCAATAAGGCTACTGTTGCGTCACGGCACCATCAAGGAGTTGCCAAACTTCCGTTGCATTTTAAGCTTTGCGCAAAAGCCCATGACAGTGTGATTGAAGCTATGAGTTATGGGAATATATACGGCGTTCAGTGGCATCCAGAGTCTGATGACACGGGGCCACTCATCTATAAGGCATTTGCGGAGACTTGCCGAAACGCCTGA
- a CDS encoding isoleucine--tRNA ligase has protein sequence MKFKANTRRKAIEYEKDLVRYWKENRTFEKSVEQRPKEGAYVFYDGPPFITGVPHHGTLLSSVAKDAVPRYWTMKGRRVERVWGWDCHGLPAEVFTEKKLGIQDKRDIGTKISLEEYITTCRDNMVQTGDLWESTIDRIGRWVDFKGAYKTMDKEFMESVWWAFKELYEKGKIYEGEKVLMYCTRDATPISKAEVAMDNSYQQDTDPSIYAYFKLADSDEFLLAWTTTPWTLPANVAVAVKGDTEYSLLEHAGKRFYVATAAIARVMTDERHQPLAYNVVKKIQGSELVGKAYEPLFEHRGEGAHRVLDAHFVTADDGTGIVHEAPAYGEEDYVLCKEHNIPLVSIVDENGNYTEGAWEGQNIWDVNKDIAKTLLAEGKALKIEYVRHEYPHCHRCGTKLMYRAHPSWFMDIAGQRQDMLEQNENINWFPGHVKHGRFAKTVESAPDWNLSRDRFWATAMPVWKGTDADGKERVKVVGSYAELKELSGVELDDYHRPWIDDVEFDLDGVHYTRIDKVMDCWFESGSMPFAQFHYPFENKEKFEASFPGDYIAEYVGQVRAWFYYLHAVSVGLFEKNSFSNCIVTGTLAGNDGRKMSKSYGNYTDPNILMDEYSADALRFLLLSSPVMSGEDFSLQDKDVQDIQRKLAMVWNMYDFFTMYAEVDGWEWNDSLEDPSKELTNPLDTWVVSRLHQLQAQMTTDLDGYNLPDALSGVLPFLDDASNWYVRRSRRRFWKSDDDADKHDAYRTLHYVLARLSLLLAPFTPFLAEELYQKLTGGESVHLLDWPEPGAVDETVLERMAQTRSVIEQGLAARMFKTETEPQVKVRQPLAALTYGSDKLGEYYEAIIADEVNVKEVKHVNEVKLAVTVDKNITPELKREGMAREVVRAVQNARKQAGLQVDDRIVLLLTAEDKELMAALAEHERTIQAETLTQAFVEPGTGAFCTEANIEGLRLTIALKKA, from the coding sequence ATGAAATTCAAAGCAAATACACGGCGGAAGGCTATAGAGTACGAGAAGGACCTGGTGCGGTACTGGAAAGAGAACCGTACATTCGAGAAGTCGGTTGAGCAACGGCCAAAAGAGGGTGCATATGTGTTTTACGATGGGCCGCCGTTTATCACGGGCGTGCCACACCACGGTACATTGCTTTCTAGCGTTGCGAAAGACGCGGTGCCACGCTACTGGACCATGAAGGGGCGCCGGGTTGAACGCGTTTGGGGCTGGGACTGTCATGGCCTGCCGGCTGAAGTATTTACCGAGAAAAAGCTGGGCATACAAGATAAGCGAGATATCGGGACCAAGATATCACTCGAGGAGTACATTACCACGTGCCGAGACAATATGGTGCAAACGGGTGACTTGTGGGAAAGTACCATCGACCGGATTGGCCGCTGGGTGGACTTCAAAGGTGCATACAAAACCATGGATAAAGAATTCATGGAATCGGTCTGGTGGGCGTTTAAGGAACTGTACGAAAAGGGCAAAATATATGAAGGCGAAAAGGTGCTCATGTACTGCACGCGTGACGCCACGCCTATTTCTAAAGCCGAGGTGGCAATGGACAATAGCTACCAGCAAGATACCGACCCAAGCATCTACGCGTACTTCAAATTGGCAGATTCTGACGAGTTTCTCTTAGCATGGACTACAACACCCTGGACGCTTCCAGCGAACGTTGCAGTGGCAGTAAAGGGTGACACAGAGTACTCACTGCTCGAGCACGCTGGCAAGCGCTTCTATGTAGCAACGGCGGCGATTGCCAGGGTGATGACCGACGAGAGGCATCAGCCATTGGCTTACAACGTTGTAAAAAAGATACAGGGGTCAGAACTGGTTGGAAAAGCCTATGAGCCACTCTTTGAACACCGCGGCGAAGGTGCGCACCGGGTGCTTGACGCCCACTTTGTGACGGCCGATGACGGTACGGGAATAGTACATGAAGCCCCTGCATATGGTGAGGAAGACTACGTTCTATGTAAAGAGCACAACATTCCGCTTGTCTCAATTGTGGACGAAAACGGGAACTACACAGAAGGCGCGTGGGAAGGCCAGAACATATGGGACGTGAACAAAGATATTGCTAAGACGTTGCTGGCTGAAGGCAAGGCGCTCAAAATAGAGTACGTTCGCCACGAATACCCGCACTGTCACCGCTGCGGTACGAAGCTCATGTACCGAGCGCACCCAAGCTGGTTCATGGACATTGCCGGGCAACGCCAGGACATGCTGGAGCAGAACGAAAACATCAATTGGTTCCCGGGGCATGTCAAACATGGTCGCTTTGCCAAAACTGTCGAGAGTGCGCCGGACTGGAACCTCAGCCGCGACCGCTTCTGGGCTACCGCTATGCCGGTGTGGAAGGGCACGGATGCGGACGGGAAGGAGCGCGTGAAGGTCGTGGGTAGTTACGCCGAGCTGAAAGAGCTGAGCGGTGTTGAGCTCGATGATTACCACCGCCCATGGATTGATGACGTAGAGTTTGACCTAGATGGTGTGCACTACACGCGTATCGACAAGGTCATGGACTGTTGGTTTGAGAGTGGTAGCATGCCATTTGCGCAGTTCCACTATCCGTTTGAGAACAAAGAGAAGTTTGAGGCTAGTTTCCCGGGTGATTATATAGCCGAATACGTCGGTCAGGTGCGGGCGTGGTTTTACTACCTACACGCCGTATCGGTGGGGCTGTTCGAGAAGAACTCGTTTTCAAACTGTATCGTGACGGGTACTCTCGCCGGCAACGATGGCCGCAAAATGAGTAAAAGCTATGGTAACTACACCGATCCAAACATACTCATGGATGAATACAGTGCCGATGCACTACGATTTTTGCTGCTGAGCTCGCCCGTTATGAGTGGTGAAGACTTTAGCTTGCAAGACAAGGATGTGCAAGATATCCAGCGCAAACTGGCGATGGTGTGGAACATGTATGACTTTTTTACAATGTATGCCGAGGTGGATGGCTGGGAGTGGAATGACTCGCTCGAAGATCCTTCTAAGGAGTTAACCAACCCGCTTGATACATGGGTGGTGTCACGTTTACATCAACTGCAAGCACAAATGACTACTGATTTAGACGGTTATAATTTGCCCGATGCCCTCAGTGGCGTCTTGCCGTTTTTGGACGATGCCAGCAACTGGTATGTCCGTCGCAGCCGTAGGCGTTTTTGGAAAAGCGACGACGATGCCGACAAGCATGATGCATATCGCACCTTGCATTATGTGCTCGCGCGCCTTAGTCTGCTGCTCGCACCGTTTACGCCGTTTCTAGCAGAAGAACTGTACCAGAAACTGACTGGCGGCGAGAGTGTGCATTTGCTTGACTGGCCAGAGCCTGGTGCCGTAGACGAGACAGTACTAGAACGTATGGCACAGACCAGGAGTGTCATAGAGCAGGGCTTGGCTGCACGCATGTTTAAGACAGAAACAGAGCCCCAGGTGAAGGTTCGACAGCCCCTAGCAGCCCTGACATACGGTAGCGACAAACTCGGTGAGTACTACGAGGCAATCATTGCCGATGAAGTGAATGTGAAAGAAGTTAAACACGTCAATGAAGTGAAACTGGCTGTTACTGTTGACAAAAATATAACACCAGAACTCAAGAGAGAGGGCATGGCCCGCGAGGTAGTACGAGCGGTGCAAAACGCCCGTAAGCAGGCTGGGCTGCAGGTGGATGACAGGATTGTCTTGCTGCTGACTGCGGAAGATAAAGAACTCATGGCTGCGCTTGCTGAGCACGAGCGGACGATTCAGGCAGAAACGTTAACCCAGGCCTTTGTAGAGCCCGGCACAGGCGCTTTTTGTACCGAAGCGAACATCGAAGGCCTGCGCCTGACCATCGCGCTCAAAAAGGCCTAG
- a CDS encoding transposase family protein produces MTITMQQHTLPTIEELRQFVSGTQSLDLTIVHKQEAYAWLQQLVVRLDYQHLGKKDKGVVREYAIAVTGYSRAQVTRLIGQYLRTGCIALEPVNMRNQFALRYTREDIGLLAELDDAHDRLSGKAAKVLAQRAFVTFGDARYERLSAISVSHIYNLRGTVTYRNQSHTFTKTQATTIAIGERRKPRPNGQPGFIRIDTVHQGDKDKEKGVYHINLVDEVTQWEVVVAVERITERYMLPALEAALVLFPFVIVEFHADNGSEYINKQVAALLKAMLIKLSKSRAYQSGDNGLVETKNGSIIRKALGYAHIPREYAPDINSWYCTWFVPYLNFHRPCGYRITSVDSKTGKRTHRYPVNGYMVPYEKLKSLPDAKQYLKTGSSFEKLDEVAYAESDTAWAIAMNKAKDQLLKTLYTKR; encoded by the coding sequence ATGACTATTACTATGCAGCAACACACGCTACCAACTATTGAAGAACTCAGACAGTTTGTCTCAGGCACTCAGTCACTTGACCTTACAATCGTACATAAGCAAGAGGCTTATGCCTGGTTACAGCAACTGGTCGTTCGTCTTGACTACCAGCACTTGGGCAAAAAAGACAAAGGCGTCGTTCGAGAATACGCCATAGCCGTCACGGGGTACAGCCGTGCCCAGGTGACTCGGCTTATTGGACAGTACCTGCGGACTGGCTGTATTGCGCTGGAGCCAGTGAACATGAGAAACCAGTTTGCACTGCGCTACACGCGTGAAGACATTGGGCTGCTAGCAGAGCTGGATGATGCCCATGATCGGCTCAGTGGCAAAGCGGCAAAAGTTCTAGCCCAACGAGCCTTTGTGACATTTGGCGATGCACGCTACGAACGACTTAGCGCAATCTCCGTCAGCCACATATACAATCTACGTGGCACCGTAACATACCGTAACCAAAGCCATACGTTCACCAAAACGCAAGCAACAACAATAGCTATTGGCGAGCGCCGCAAACCACGCCCGAACGGTCAACCTGGCTTCATCCGTATAGATACTGTCCACCAGGGAGATAAGGACAAAGAAAAGGGTGTGTACCACATCAATCTGGTTGATGAAGTTACCCAGTGGGAGGTGGTGGTCGCGGTCGAGAGAATCACTGAGCGTTACATGCTGCCAGCCCTCGAAGCAGCTTTGGTGCTGTTCCCATTTGTCATTGTAGAATTCCACGCCGACAATGGCTCGGAGTACATCAACAAACAAGTTGCTGCCCTCCTGAAAGCAATGCTCATCAAGCTCAGTAAGTCTCGAGCCTACCAAAGCGGAGACAATGGATTGGTTGAAACCAAGAATGGTAGCATTATCCGAAAAGCCCTAGGCTATGCGCATATACCCAGGGAATATGCTCCGGATATTAACAGCTGGTACTGTACGTGGTTTGTGCCCTACCTGAACTTCCACCGACCCTGCGGTTACCGCATAACGAGCGTTGACTCAAAGACGGGCAAGAGGACACATCGCTACCCAGTCAATGGGTACATGGTACCGTACGAGAAGCTGAAGTCATTGCCAGACGCCAAACAATACCTGAAGACAGGCAGCAGTTTTGAGAAACTAGACGAAGTGGCGTATGCTGAAAGTGATACAGCTTGGGCGATAGCCATGAACAAAGCAAAAGACCAGTTGTTGAAGACACTATATACAAAACGCTAG
- a CDS encoding transposase family protein has product MTRLIGQYLRTGCIALEPVNTRNQFALRYTREDIGLLAELDDAHDRLSGKAAKVLAQRAFVTFGDARYERLSAISVSHIYNLRGTVTYRNQSHTFTKTQATTIAIGERRKPRPNGQPGFIRIDTVHQGDKDKEKGVYHINLVDEVTQWEVVVAVERITERYMLPALEAALVLFPFVIVEFHADNGSEYINKQVAALLKAMLIKLSKSRAYQSGDNGLVETKNGSIIRKALGYAHIPREYAPDINSWYCTWFVPYLNFHRPCGYRITSVDSKTGKRTHRYPVNGYMVPYEKLKSLPDAKQYLKTGSSFEKLDEVAYAESDTAWAIAMNKAKDQLLKTLYTKR; this is encoded by the coding sequence GTGACTCGGCTTATTGGACAGTACCTGCGGACTGGCTGTATTGCGCTGGAGCCAGTGAACACGAGAAACCAGTTTGCACTGCGCTACACGCGTGAAGACATTGGGCTGCTAGCAGAGCTGGATGATGCCCATGATCGGCTCAGTGGCAAAGCGGCAAAAGTTCTAGCCCAACGAGCCTTTGTGACATTTGGCGATGCACGCTACGAACGACTTAGCGCAATCTCCGTCAGCCACATATACAATCTACGTGGCACCGTAACATACCGTAACCAAAGCCATACGTTCACCAAAACGCAAGCAACAACAATAGCTATTGGCGAGCGCCGCAAACCACGCCCGAACGGTCAACCTGGCTTCATCCGTATAGATACTGTCCACCAGGGAGATAAGGACAAAGAAAAGGGTGTGTACCACATCAATCTGGTTGATGAAGTTACCCAGTGGGAGGTGGTGGTCGCGGTCGAGAGAATCACTGAGCGTTACATGCTGCCAGCCCTCGAAGCAGCTTTGGTGCTGTTCCCATTTGTCATTGTAGAATTCCACGCCGACAATGGCTCGGAGTACATCAACAAACAAGTTGCTGCCCTCCTGAAAGCAATGCTCATCAAGCTCAGTAAGTCTCGAGCCTACCAAAGCGGAGACAATGGATTGGTTGAAACCAAGAATGGTAGCATTATCCGAAAAGCCCTAGGCTATGCGCATATACCCAGGGAATATGCTCCGGATATTAACAGCTGGTACTGTACGTGGTTTGTGCCCTACCTGAACTTCCACCGACCCTGCGGTTACCGCATAACGAGCGTTGACTCAAAGACGGGCAAGAGGACACATCGCTACCCAGTCAATGGGTACATGGTACCGTACGAGAAGCTGAAGTCATTGCCAGACGCCAAACAATACCTGAAGACAGGCAGCAGTTTTGAGAAACTAGACGAAGTGGCGTATGCTGAAAGTGATACAGCTTGGGCGATAGCCATGAACAAAGCAAAAGACCAGTTGTTGAAGACACTATATACAAAACGCTAG